The following proteins come from a genomic window of Salvia hispanica cultivar TCC Black 2014 chromosome 4, UniMelb_Shisp_WGS_1.0, whole genome shotgun sequence:
- the LOC125219460 gene encoding protein NUCLEAR FUSION DEFECTIVE 4 isoform X2, with amino-acid sequence MMGRFGEKFTSFYNNRWLVFVAAMWLQSCGGVGYVFGSISPVIKSNLSYNQKQVARLGVAKDLGDSVGFLPGILTDFLPLWGVLLVGAIQNLIGYGWVWLVVTGRTPVLPLWAMCILIFVGTNGETYFNTAALVSCVQNFPKNRGPVVGILKGFAGLSGAILTQVYALLHSPDQASLIFMIAVGPTIVAIALMFIIRPVGGHKQVRSSDGYSFTTIYGVCIILAAYLMGVMLVQDLVSVSETVVTIFTLILFVLLLFPIVIPITLNFRDPKPPEEESLLSPDNQQSSRSGDESPDIIFSEIEDEKPKEVDLLPASERQKRIAQLQSRLAQAAAEGAVRIKKRRPHRGEDFTMMEALVKADLWLIFFSLMLGSGSGLTVIDNLGQMSESLGYDNTQVFVSMISIFNFLGRVGGGYFSEIVVSDYAYPRPIAIAVAQVFMAIGHFLFAMGWPGSMFSDNVRCSREFHIRQ; translated from the exons ATGATGGGCCGTTTCGGAGAGAAGTTCACGTCCTTCTATAACAATCGGTGGCTGGTTTTCGTGGCTGCAATGTGGCTGCAATCATGCGGCGGCGTTGGTTATGTATTCGGGAGCATATCGCCGGTGATCAAGAGCAATCTGAGCTATAATCAGAAGCAAGTTGCGAGATTGGGGGTGGCCAAGGATTTGGGTGACAGCGTTGGGTTTTTACCTGGGATTTTAACGGATTTTCTGCCGCTGTGGGGTGTTTTGCTGGTTGGGGCGATTCAGAATCTGATTGGATATGGTTGGGTGTGGCTGGTTGTCACTGGAAGAACTCCTGTCTTGCCGTTGTGGGCC ATGTGCATTCTTATATTTGTGGGAACGAATGGTGAGACCTATTTCAATACAGCTGCACTCGTGTCTTGTGTGCAAAACTTCCCAAAGAACCGAGGTCCAGTTGTGGGGATACTCAAGGGTTTTGCTGGGCTGAGTGGAGCAATCTTGACTCAGGTATATGCATTGTTGCATTCTCCCGACCAAGCTTCTCTGATATTTATGATTGCAGTTGGTCCGACAATAGTGGCCATTGCGCTGATGTTCATCATCAGGCCTGTAGGAGGTCACAAGCAAGTAAGATCGTCTGACGGGTACAGTTTCACAACCATTTACGGTGTCTGCATCATTTTGGCTGCTTATTTGATGGGGGTCATGCTCGTACAAGATCTTGTCTCCGTGAGCGAGACTGTCGTTACAATCTTCACTCTGATTCTGTTTGTCCTTCTGTTGTTCCCTATTGTCATCCCTATCACCTTGAACTTCCGAGACCCAAAACCACCCGAAGAAGAGTCACTTCTCAGCCCAGATAATCAACAGTCGAGCAGATCCGGAGATGAGTCTCCAGATATCATATTCAGTGAAATTGAAGATGAAAAGCCAAAAGAAGTGGATCTCCTTCCTGCTTCGGAGAGGCAAAAGAGAATCGCTCAGCTTCAGTCGAGACTTGCCCAAGCCGCTGCCGAAGGAGCAGTGAGAATCAAGAAACGAAGGCCACACCGTGGAGAGGATTTCACTATGATGGAGGCATTGGTTAAGGCTGATCTTTGGCttatctttttctctcttatgcTAGGTTCCGGTTCTGGTTTGACTGTGATTGATAACTTGGGCCAAATGAGTGAGTCTCTCGGGTATGACAACACCCAAGTTTTCGTCTCCATGATCAGCATCTTTAACTTCCTAGGCCGCGTTGGTGGTGGCTACTTCTCTGAGATAGTCGTCAG TGACTATGCATACCCAAGGCCTATAGCCATAGCCGTTGCTCAAGTCTTTATGGCGATTGGACATTTTCTCTTCGCTATGGGATGGCCTGGCTCGAT GTTCTCTGATAATGTCAGGTGTTCTCGCGAGTTCCATATACGACAGTGA
- the LOC125219460 gene encoding protein NUCLEAR FUSION DEFECTIVE 4 isoform X1 has translation MMGRFGEKFTSFYNNRWLVFVAAMWLQSCGGVGYVFGSISPVIKSNLSYNQKQVARLGVAKDLGDSVGFLPGILTDFLPLWGVLLVGAIQNLIGYGWVWLVVTGRTPVLPLWAMCILIFVGTNGETYFNTAALVSCVQNFPKNRGPVVGILKGFAGLSGAILTQVYALLHSPDQASLIFMIAVGPTIVAIALMFIIRPVGGHKQVRSSDGYSFTTIYGVCIILAAYLMGVMLVQDLVSVSETVVTIFTLILFVLLLFPIVIPITLNFRDPKPPEEESLLSPDNQQSSRSGDESPDIIFSEIEDEKPKEVDLLPASERQKRIAQLQSRLAQAAAEGAVRIKKRRPHRGEDFTMMEALVKADLWLIFFSLMLGSGSGLTVIDNLGQMSESLGYDNTQVFVSMISIFNFLGRVGGGYFSEIVVSDYAYPRPIAIAVAQVFMAIGHFLFAMGWPGSMYVGTLLVGLGYGAHWAIIPATASELFGLKKFAALYNFLTLANPAGSLIMSGVLASSIYDSEAEKQAHGKNYIPRGISFSFPNFLRAEETLKCKGTICFCVTSLTLSGLCVVAVILSLILVYRTKSVYRNLYGSSRR, from the exons ATGATGGGCCGTTTCGGAGAGAAGTTCACGTCCTTCTATAACAATCGGTGGCTGGTTTTCGTGGCTGCAATGTGGCTGCAATCATGCGGCGGCGTTGGTTATGTATTCGGGAGCATATCGCCGGTGATCAAGAGCAATCTGAGCTATAATCAGAAGCAAGTTGCGAGATTGGGGGTGGCCAAGGATTTGGGTGACAGCGTTGGGTTTTTACCTGGGATTTTAACGGATTTTCTGCCGCTGTGGGGTGTTTTGCTGGTTGGGGCGATTCAGAATCTGATTGGATATGGTTGGGTGTGGCTGGTTGTCACTGGAAGAACTCCTGTCTTGCCGTTGTGGGCC ATGTGCATTCTTATATTTGTGGGAACGAATGGTGAGACCTATTTCAATACAGCTGCACTCGTGTCTTGTGTGCAAAACTTCCCAAAGAACCGAGGTCCAGTTGTGGGGATACTCAAGGGTTTTGCTGGGCTGAGTGGAGCAATCTTGACTCAGGTATATGCATTGTTGCATTCTCCCGACCAAGCTTCTCTGATATTTATGATTGCAGTTGGTCCGACAATAGTGGCCATTGCGCTGATGTTCATCATCAGGCCTGTAGGAGGTCACAAGCAAGTAAGATCGTCTGACGGGTACAGTTTCACAACCATTTACGGTGTCTGCATCATTTTGGCTGCTTATTTGATGGGGGTCATGCTCGTACAAGATCTTGTCTCCGTGAGCGAGACTGTCGTTACAATCTTCACTCTGATTCTGTTTGTCCTTCTGTTGTTCCCTATTGTCATCCCTATCACCTTGAACTTCCGAGACCCAAAACCACCCGAAGAAGAGTCACTTCTCAGCCCAGATAATCAACAGTCGAGCAGATCCGGAGATGAGTCTCCAGATATCATATTCAGTGAAATTGAAGATGAAAAGCCAAAAGAAGTGGATCTCCTTCCTGCTTCGGAGAGGCAAAAGAGAATCGCTCAGCTTCAGTCGAGACTTGCCCAAGCCGCTGCCGAAGGAGCAGTGAGAATCAAGAAACGAAGGCCACACCGTGGAGAGGATTTCACTATGATGGAGGCATTGGTTAAGGCTGATCTTTGGCttatctttttctctcttatgcTAGGTTCCGGTTCTGGTTTGACTGTGATTGATAACTTGGGCCAAATGAGTGAGTCTCTCGGGTATGACAACACCCAAGTTTTCGTCTCCATGATCAGCATCTTTAACTTCCTAGGCCGCGTTGGTGGTGGCTACTTCTCTGAGATAGTCGTCAG TGACTATGCATACCCAAGGCCTATAGCCATAGCCGTTGCTCAAGTCTTTATGGCGATTGGACATTTTCTCTTCGCTATGGGATGGCCTGGCTCGATGTACGTTGGAACTCTCCTCGTTGGCCTTGGCTATGGAGCACATTGGGCCATCATACCTGCTACAGCCTCCGAATTGTTTGGTCTGAAAAAATTCGCAGCTCTATACAATTTCCTCACCCTTGCCAACCCTGCAGGTTCTCTGATAATGTCAGGTGTTCTCGCGAGTTCCATATACGACAGTGAAGCAGAGAAACAAGCTCACGGAAAAAATTACATACCTCGTGGTATATCCTTCTCGTTCCCAAACTTCTTGAGAGCTGAAGAAACACTAAAATGCAAAGGTACCATTTGCTTCTGCGTGACTTCCTTGACCCTGTCGGGGCTCTGTGTGGTTGCCGTCATCTTGAGCTTGATTCTTGTCTATCGAACGAAGTCAGTGTACCGTAACCTCTACGGAAGTTCTCGGAGGTAA
- the LOC125219461 gene encoding 50S ribosomal protein L27, chloroplastic-like, translating into MAAVSLSFNLAGAFKGLSIASSSSSSFFRGDFGSIHVAQHAAVLLPMKPPLTIESAHKKGAGSTKNGRDSPGQRLGVKIFGDQAAKAGSIIVRQRGTKFHPGNNVGLGRDHTIFALIDGLVKFEKFGPDKKKISVYPREVQPENPNSYRARKRESFRLQRERRRARRDIREGIVAEPQLVLASIPEADEDAASC; encoded by the exons ATGGCGGCAGTGAGTTTGAGTTTCAATCTGGCGGGGGCGTTCAAGGGGCTCTCCATCGCCTCCAGCTCCTCCTCTTCCTTTTTCAGAGGCGATTTCGGTTCGATTCACGTCGCTCAGCACGCCGCCGTTCTGCTCCCGATGAAGCCGCCGCTGACGATTGAGTCGGCGCACAAGAAAGGAGCTGGAAGCACTAAGAACGGCCGCGACTCGCCGGGGCAGAGGCTTGGAGTCAAAATTTTCGGCGATCAAGCGGCCAAGGCTGGCTCCATTATCGTCCGCCAACGCGGCACCAAG TTTCATCCTGGCAACAACGTTGGGCTCGGCCGGGATCACACTATTTTCGCCTTGATAGATGGACTAGTGAAGTTCGAGAAGTTTGGACCAGACAAGAAAAAG ATTAGTGTCTACCCCCGTGAAGTGCAACCCGAGAACCCCAACAGTTACAGAGCACGAAAGAGGGAGTCGTTCAGATTACAACGCGAGCGAAGAAGGGCTAGGAGGGATATTAGAGAAGGCATTGTGGCTGAACCTCAACTGGTTCTTGCCTCTATTCCTGAAGCAGATGAAGATGCAGCATCTTGTTGA